The following proteins come from a genomic window of Streptomyces sp. NBC_01716:
- a CDS encoding COG1470 family protein — MSLTASLDESSVAAEPGEETALPLRVLNSGSTVEEYRFEVVGACAAWSAVEPAVLSLYPGDSGTVSLLLRPPRDSTVPAGETPFGVRVVPAGDRSGTVVPEGRVTVLPFTETTAELVPRSSHGSRNGRHRFAVDNRGNTPVTVRLGARPGTELVRVDFTAPELRIEPGRAEFAKTRARPAKRMWRGAPVTHPFQVSAAPQSVVEGEEAPEPVLVDGSYQQEPILPSWLPRALVVAAVVLIALVGLWYALLRPAVKSAAREAVTPEAVRSAVEADPSRSADGGDPGGADSAGGDSAGAGTDGGTPGASTSPSPGPSADDAAANAPTSAQVRVSDAVGGGANSGTALRVPAGQTFQLTDIVVQNPQGDAGTVVVSAGPETRVLSLGLENFRDSDYHFVTPIVVPAGGTVTMTIDCRRVGRPVGAPAPSRCTESLFLGGTMKPAAGG; from the coding sequence ATGAGTCTCACCGCAAGCCTCGACGAATCGTCCGTCGCCGCCGAACCGGGCGAGGAGACGGCCCTTCCCCTGCGGGTCCTCAACTCCGGTTCGACCGTTGAGGAATACCGCTTCGAGGTGGTCGGCGCGTGCGCCGCCTGGTCGGCGGTGGAGCCCGCGGTCCTGTCCCTGTACCCCGGCGACTCCGGGACCGTGTCGCTCCTGCTGCGCCCACCCCGCGACTCGACGGTACCGGCGGGCGAGACGCCGTTCGGCGTCCGGGTGGTGCCGGCCGGTGACCGGAGTGGGACGGTCGTGCCCGAAGGACGGGTGACCGTCCTGCCGTTCACGGAGACGACGGCCGAGCTGGTCCCGCGCAGCTCGCACGGCTCACGGAACGGACGGCACCGGTTCGCCGTCGACAACCGGGGCAACACACCCGTCACCGTACGGCTCGGGGCCCGGCCCGGTACCGAGCTGGTACGGGTGGACTTCACCGCTCCCGAACTCCGGATCGAGCCGGGCCGCGCCGAGTTCGCGAAAACGCGCGCACGGCCCGCCAAGCGGATGTGGCGGGGTGCCCCGGTCACGCACCCCTTCCAGGTCTCCGCCGCCCCGCAGTCGGTGGTCGAGGGCGAGGAGGCCCCTGAACCCGTCCTGGTGGACGGCTCCTACCAGCAGGAACCCATCCTGCCGAGCTGGCTGCCCCGGGCACTCGTCGTCGCGGCTGTCGTGCTGATCGCGCTGGTCGGCCTCTGGTACGCGCTGCTGCGTCCGGCGGTGAAGTCGGCGGCCCGGGAGGCGGTCACGCCGGAGGCCGTACGGTCGGCGGTCGAGGCCGACCCGAGCCGGTCGGCGGACGGCGGGGACCCGGGCGGGGCGGACTCGGCGGGCGGCGACTCCGCGGGTGCGGGCACGGACGGCGGCACACCGGGGGCCAGCACCTCACCGAGCCCCGGCCCCTCGGCGGACGACGCCGCGGCGAACGCCCCGACCAGCGCGCAGGTACGGGTCAGCGACGCGGTGGGCGGCGGCGCGAACAGCGGGACGGCCCTGCGGGTACCCGCGGGACAGACCTTCCAGCTCACGGACATCGTGGTGCAGAACCCGCAGGGTGACGCCGGGACGGTCGTCGTCTCGGCCGGGCCCGAGACCCGGGTGCTGAGCCTCGGGCTGGAGAACTTCCGTGACTCCGACTACCACTTCGTGACCCCGATCGTGGTGCCCGCGGGCGGCACGGTCACCATGACCATCGACTGCCGGAGGGTCGGCCGGCCGGTAGGAGCGCCGGCGCCCTCACGGTGCACGGAGTCGCTGTTCCTGGGCGGGACGATGAAACCGGCAGCCGGAGGCTGA
- a CDS encoding DUF4255 domain-containing protein, producing MIHEVDDVLRSLIRAEVLEGGQIAVVFDAPTREWAAKVNSPMVNLYLYDIREDMRRRERGLHNEYDERGAIVARRRPPRFFKLSYLITAWTKRPEDEHRLLSSLLACLLRYEALPPERLTGSLAEIGAAVPVSIALPPPEDRSFADVWSALGGELKPSLDLVISVPVTSSPVYKAGPPVGDEGLQARFGDVPARDSAETRGQPVYGARPGRPRREPE from the coding sequence GTGATCCATGAGGTGGACGACGTCCTGCGGAGCCTGATCCGGGCGGAGGTCCTCGAAGGCGGCCAGATCGCGGTGGTCTTCGACGCGCCGACGAGGGAATGGGCCGCGAAGGTCAACTCGCCGATGGTCAACCTCTATCTCTACGACATCCGCGAGGACATGCGCCGGCGTGAGCGCGGTCTGCACAACGAGTACGACGAGCGCGGCGCGATCGTCGCACGCCGCCGCCCGCCGCGCTTCTTCAAGCTGTCGTACCTGATCACGGCGTGGACGAAGCGCCCGGAGGACGAACACCGGCTGCTGTCCTCGCTGTTGGCGTGTCTGCTGCGGTACGAGGCGCTGCCGCCGGAACGGCTGACAGGGTCCCTGGCGGAGATCGGGGCGGCGGTACCGGTGTCGATCGCGCTGCCACCGCCGGAGGACCGGTCGTTCGCGGACGTGTGGAGCGCGCTGGGCGGGGAGTTGAAGCCTTCGCTGGATCTGGTGATCAGCGTGCCGGTGACGTCATCGCCGGTCTACAAGGCGGGCCCGCCGGTGGGTGACGAGGGGCTTCAGGCGCGGTTCGGGGACGTGCCCGCGCGGGACTCGGCCGAGACGCGGGGGCAGCCGGTGTACGGGGCGCGGCCCGGCCGTCCGCGCCGGGAGCCCGAGTGA
- a CDS encoding eCIS core domain-containing protein: MAMSSHDHDHDDHDHDHDHDQGHAHEREWERAPERDHDAQDGRAHHLYRAAATGRTDVIGTAGMGLLQRTVGNGALGPVIQRARNGSPEQAEKERAEEEPRSPVHEVVSSGGSPIDTETRTDLENRMGADFSDVRIHNDSAAHDSAKGVGAHAYTVGNNVVFQRDAYDPSSPQGRTTLAHELTHVIQQRQGPVEGTEAPGGIRVSDPSDRFEREAVANADRVLAEPAQASAPPVAAPPVAAPTPASAAPAVQRAATEDEEEQPADVQGSFVQRAESKSPEEEDEAPA, from the coding sequence ATGGCGATGAGCTCACACGATCACGATCACGACGACCACGATCACGACCACGACCACGACCAAGGTCACGCTCACGAGCGGGAGTGGGAACGGGCCCCCGAACGGGACCACGACGCCCAGGACGGGCGGGCCCATCACCTCTACCGCGCGGCTGCCACCGGGCGTACCGACGTGATCGGCACAGCCGGGATGGGCCTCCTCCAGCGGACCGTCGGCAACGGCGCGCTCGGCCCGGTGATCCAGCGTGCCCGGAACGGTTCGCCGGAACAGGCCGAGAAGGAACGGGCCGAGGAGGAGCCGCGTTCGCCGGTGCACGAGGTCGTGTCGTCCGGTGGGTCGCCGATCGACACCGAGACCCGTACGGATCTGGAGAACCGGATGGGCGCGGACTTCTCCGACGTGCGTATCCACAACGACTCGGCCGCCCACGACTCGGCGAAGGGCGTCGGCGCGCACGCGTACACCGTGGGCAACAACGTGGTCTTCCAGCGCGACGCGTACGACCCGTCGTCGCCGCAGGGCCGTACCACCCTCGCCCATGAGCTGACCCATGTGATCCAGCAGCGCCAAGGGCCGGTGGAGGGGACGGAGGCACCGGGCGGCATCCGGGTCAGCGACCCCTCGGACCGGTTCGAGCGGGAGGCCGTCGCGAACGCGGACCGGGTACTGGCCGAACCGGCACAGGCGTCCGCCCCGCCCGTCGCCGCCCCGCCCGTCGCCGCGCCGACTCCCGCCTCGGCGGCTCCCGCCGTACAGCGGGCGGCGACCGAGGACGAGGAGGAGCAACCGGCGGACGTCCAGGGCTCGTTCGTCCAGCGGGCGGAGTCGAAGAGCCCGGAGGAGGAGGACGAGGCGCCGGCCTGA
- a CDS encoding VWA domain-containing protein, translating to MRWIQPGERSRGWTRHGGAPRAAALVLLLLATGLVPASAVSATGSGPGRAAAVPVPPVPWVTPATLDEALDPGGSTGVTKQVRTPAIPPRPDVVLLVDGTGSMEVPITSVQDNLPDITEKILAEEPDSRFAVATFGDQEVDEPNAGFEVLQELTDDIGLVQTGVNNLTTDLGGFSMGPSEDWINGLWEIANGADGKTVFREGASPVVVLVSDSSSHAPSDGHTIDDTIADLQDNGVRVIGIEVDSNLGDGLNGNGNANNPDFPDQIEDPPTTPGQATRIINATGGRLLEGIQPDETAEAIMDGFDNLPTTVGHELRDCDPRLSVTLEPPTRELTSGGTAQFTENVDVSADAPQGTTLTCTVQFLQLGAQVPGMAEIGPAAVPDPDFQQKISITVNDVNDPVVTVDDRTVRAEDDDGARIRYTASATDTQDGELPVTCDPASGALFPVGTTTVTCSATDSAGNSGTDTARFEVLEPPVPPSSDIAVRADVSPDRTYVGRPARARFTVTNAGPDTATGVVLTASWPAPSRAGDRTLPALNRCTAARPCTIPAGGRIEVAQTATYRAAIDGDVRATVRGTLPDRRTADNRDTDRLRVLKPSLEVTPPVAKPGQPVLARGKDYPPGETVRLTWSLGITADRSGIRVGRNGTFEVQMLVLRKDTLGPRVLRADASGLPRLQKPVLVVQRNLQPPDFAGRS from the coding sequence GTGCGGTGGATTCAGCCGGGAGAGCGGTCGCGCGGGTGGACCAGGCACGGCGGCGCCCCGCGCGCTGCGGCGCTCGTCCTGCTCCTGCTGGCCACCGGTCTCGTCCCCGCGTCGGCGGTGTCGGCGACGGGGAGCGGCCCGGGGAGGGCGGCGGCCGTTCCCGTACCCCCCGTCCCGTGGGTCACGCCGGCCACACTCGACGAGGCGCTGGACCCGGGCGGTTCGACGGGTGTGACCAAGCAGGTGCGGACTCCCGCGATCCCGCCGAGACCGGATGTGGTGCTGCTGGTGGACGGCACGGGCAGCATGGAGGTGCCGATCACGAGCGTCCAGGACAATCTGCCCGACATCACCGAGAAGATCCTGGCCGAGGAGCCCGATTCACGTTTCGCGGTCGCCACGTTCGGCGATCAGGAGGTGGACGAACCGAACGCCGGGTTCGAGGTGCTCCAGGAGCTGACGGACGACATCGGCCTGGTGCAGACCGGTGTCAATAATCTGACGACGGACCTCGGCGGGTTCAGCATGGGTCCGTCGGAGGACTGGATCAACGGGCTGTGGGAGATCGCCAACGGCGCTGACGGCAAGACGGTGTTCCGTGAGGGCGCGAGCCCGGTCGTCGTCCTGGTCAGCGATTCCTCCAGCCACGCGCCGAGCGACGGCCACACCATCGACGACACGATCGCCGACCTTCAGGACAACGGGGTCCGGGTGATCGGCATCGAAGTGGACAGCAACCTCGGGGACGGTCTGAACGGCAACGGGAACGCCAACAATCCGGACTTCCCGGACCAGATCGAGGACCCGCCGACCACCCCAGGCCAGGCCACCCGGATCATCAACGCCACCGGTGGCCGGCTGCTGGAAGGCATCCAGCCGGACGAGACGGCCGAGGCGATCATGGACGGCTTCGACAATCTGCCCACCACCGTCGGTCATGAACTCCGCGACTGCGACCCGCGTCTGAGTGTCACCCTGGAGCCGCCGACGAGAGAACTCACCAGCGGGGGAACCGCGCAATTCACCGAGAACGTCGACGTGTCGGCCGACGCGCCCCAGGGCACGACCCTGACCTGCACGGTGCAGTTCCTCCAACTCGGCGCGCAGGTACCGGGGATGGCGGAGATCGGCCCCGCCGCCGTACCCGATCCCGACTTCCAGCAGAAGATCAGCATCACCGTGAACGACGTCAACGACCCGGTCGTCACCGTGGACGACCGCACGGTCCGGGCGGAGGACGACGACGGGGCGCGGATCAGATACACCGCCTCGGCCACGGACACCCAGGACGGCGAGCTGCCGGTGACCTGCGATCCCGCGTCGGGCGCGCTCTTCCCGGTCGGTACGACCACGGTCACCTGCTCGGCCACGGACTCGGCCGGCAACTCCGGTACGGACACGGCGCGGTTCGAGGTGCTCGAACCCCCCGTACCGCCGTCGTCGGACATCGCGGTACGGGCCGACGTCAGCCCGGACCGTACCTACGTCGGCCGCCCTGCCCGCGCCCGGTTCACGGTCACCAACGCGGGGCCCGACACGGCGACAGGCGTCGTACTCACGGCGAGTTGGCCGGCGCCGTCCCGGGCGGGCGATCGTACTCTGCCGGCCCTCAACCGCTGTACTGCCGCCCGGCCGTGCACGATCCCCGCCGGGGGCCGCATCGAGGTGGCGCAGACGGCGACGTACCGCGCGGCGATCGACGGCGACGTACGGGCCACCGTGCGCGGCACGCTGCCCGACCGCCGTACGGCCGACAACCGGGACACCGACCGGCTGCGCGTCCTGAAGCCGTCGCTGGAGGTGACCCCGCCGGTCGCCAAGCCGGGCCAGCCGGTGCTGGCACGGGGCAAGGACTATCCGCCCGGCGAGACCGTACGCCTGACCTGGTCTCTCGGCATCACGGCCGACAGGTCGGGCATACGGGTGGGCCGTAACGGCACCTTCGAGGTGCAGATGCTGGTGCTGCGCAAGGACACGCTGGGTCCACGGGTGCTGCGGGCGGACGCATCCGGTCTGCCCCGGCTTCAGAAACCGGTCCTGGTGGTCCAACGCAACCTCCAGCCACCGGACTTCGCGGGCCGCTCGTGA
- a CDS encoding helix-turn-helix transcriptional regulator, with protein sequence MERTTVALRAQDPISQAGVASQLRARPEVSVMEWDDDVSPQVVVIVVDTIDEDALRTLRHIQRTTACRTVLVTTDIDEQKLVSAAECGVAGVVRRSESTPEHLVHVIGTVARGEGHLPSDLLGRLLEEVGRLQGQVLGPRGLHFTGLAAREVDVLRLVAEGYDTADIATKLAYSERTIKNVLHSVMTRLQLRNRSHAVAYALRQGLI encoded by the coding sequence ATGGAGCGCACCACTGTCGCTTTACGGGCTCAAGATCCGATATCCCAGGCGGGCGTGGCCAGTCAGTTGAGGGCCCGTCCCGAGGTCAGTGTCATGGAGTGGGACGACGACGTCTCTCCGCAGGTGGTGGTCATCGTCGTGGACACGATCGACGAGGACGCGCTGCGCACGCTGCGGCACATCCAGCGCACCACCGCCTGCCGCACCGTTCTGGTCACCACGGACATCGACGAACAGAAGCTGGTGAGCGCGGCGGAGTGCGGCGTCGCCGGGGTGGTCAGACGCTCGGAGTCGACACCGGAGCATCTGGTGCATGTCATCGGGACGGTGGCGCGTGGCGAGGGGCATCTCCCCTCCGACCTGCTCGGACGTCTCCTCGAAGAGGTGGGCAGACTGCAGGGTCAGGTGCTCGGGCCGCGCGGTCTGCACTTCACCGGTCTGGCGGCGCGTGAGGTGGACGTGCTGCGGCTGGTCGCCGAGGGCTATGACACCGCTGACATCGCGACGAAGCTGGCCTACTCCGAACGCACGATCAAGAACGTGCTGCATTCCGTGATGACCCGGCTGCAATTGCGCAATCGCTCGCACGCGGTGGCGTACGCGCTGCGCCAGGGTCTTATCTGA